Within Bacillus sp. FJAT-45350, the genomic segment CACACTACACGTCTAACAACAGAAAATCACTGTCGTTAGACTCAAAACAAGGTAGTGGCTACGCTCATTGCTTTAAGTAAAAAAAAATTCATATTTTACTATAGGAGGGATACGCATGGACTGGATTACGATGGTGGCAGAAGTGAGCTTTCCAATTCTAGTAACGTTCTACTTGCTTAATAGAATTGAAAGCAAGTTAGAACACCTTTCCCGTACAATTTCAGAACTTGCTAAGCAAGTGAATACGAGTAATGACCACAATCCAAAGCTCATTCATGGAAATAGAAGCTCAATTTGAGCTTCTATTTTTTATATACATATAAATATAGATAGTAAAAGTAGGATCGAACAGTACAAGCTTAATACTTTGAACTCATGCTAAACCTAAGTGGAAAATAGAAAAACACAAAGAATAAACCCTCGCACCTAAGCAGTATTCCCAGAATTTGATTTAGTCTCCATCTGCCACTTCGATAATGTCTCACATAATTTATTAAGCAGTTCCCTCGGATAACGTTCCATATTTATCATTGTATAATCGGCAAACATTCTCGTATGCCCAGTCAATATCTTCGGAAAGCCTACGTATCGACACGCCTTTAGTATCGCAAAGGGGTTTTTGCGGGTAGTGACGGGAGAACAGAACAGGTATTAGGTCGTCTATTTACACTTTGATTTTTTGTGTTATTTTGGAGGAAATTTCATCACTAGAATTGATAAAATTTGTCGCAGATGTCTAACTCCAGCGCCTAGCCCCTCGAGCTCACCTGCAAGTTCCTTTCTTCGGTATCAAAATATATCATTTTTAGATATAAACACTTAATTACATTGATTAATAAGTATTCAAATAAACCATATTTGTGTATCGAAAATCTAGGAAAAGGACAAGACTCTATACTTTTTATCCCGTCTAACTGGTGCTAGGACTCCCACTTCAAGGCTTTGAGAAGTGGGAGATAAGTGCCAGTAACAACCCGATTGGTTCAACTATATTAAGTGGGGGATGAAAGAAAAGCCCACTTAATGAAGTTTCATTTTATAAGCAATTTCTAAGTTTTGGGCTGGTTGGCAAGTTACCAAAGCTAACCCCGGGCAATAGATTACTTGTATAGGCTGAAGGGGGTGAGAAAATGGGTAGGCGAATAAAGCATACTGAACGTGACGTGGATGCATTAGCAAGGCTCATGCTAGCGGAGGCGGTCGGTGAGGGAGCCGAAGGGATGGACTTGGTAGGAACGGTTGTGGCCAATCGGGTCGAGGCAGATTGTGAGCCGGACTTCAGAAATTTGCGCACTATCAAACATGCCATCTATCAAACCATTCCGGGAACTGGAATTCCTCATTTCGAGCCTGTTTTAAATGGAGCATTGTATACACAGCGTCCCAATGAAGAAGACCTCCAAAGGGCCAGGAATTTGTTGAATGGTCATAGGAATCCTCGAGCGAGAATGAATTTGTGGTTTTTTAATCCGAGTCCGGGGCAAGCATACCGCGATCCTTGTACCCCTACGATGCCAAGATCCCCCATGACGCAGTTCGAATTTGCTTACAAGAATCATTGCTTCTATGTCGCTGTTCCGGGCTACTGCCCAGAGTTTTATAGATGAAGTAATTAAGGAGATGATTTTTTCATGACATATGGAAACTCTAGTTATTATCCGATGAACTATTCTGCTGGTTTTTATCCCACTCCGATGATGGGGGGGGATACCGCACAACAACCAAGCGGCTTCCCGGCGGATATGCCTTCCGGACCTGCGTATTCTGTGCCAGTGGTTCCGATGGGGACTGGGCAGCAGCTACCGACAGGCGTGGTGGAAGAATCATTTATCGAAAATATCCTGCGTTTCAACAAAGGGAAAGTTGGTACATTTTACTTTACTTACCAAGGTAACAACGAATGGAATGCAATGGTTTACCACGGGCGTGTTGAAACCGCTGGCCGTGACCATATCATCATTAGCAACCCCACCACCGGTAAACGCTACCTGCTATTGATGGCAAATCTTGACTGGGTAGAATTTGAAGATCGAATCAACTATCCTCACGTGGAAATTAGTCCAGCTGTCCAGGCATCCTTGGATACATCGGAGTGATGTTGTAGAACTCTAAAAATGCGGCTTTTGGGAAGACGGTGTAATCGACACCGTCTTCCTTTTATTTTGGTTAATTTTCTTTAGGTCTTCTATAAAAAAACAAACAAATTTATAAGTGGATAAAAAATTCTGAATATTAATGGACGATCGTAAATAATATTAAACAAAATCAACAAAAAACAAAATAATTCCACAAGTAAAAATGTTACTTAATGTGGAGTTCGTAAAACTAATTAGTTAAATGAGTAGAGGTCTTAAGTATTAAATGAACTTCATGAAGTAGAATTGAGAAAATCAAAATACTAGATAAATATATGTAGGTGAGTCTTATGTCAATTTCATTTGAAAAAAGAAAAGATATTATCATGGACATTATTCACAAGGATGATCGTGTAAGAATTATAGATTTAATAAAGGTTCTTGGTGTTTCAGGAGAAACCGTAAGACGAGATCTAGACAGGATGGAAAAAGAAAATTTATTAAAAAAGGTTCATGGTGGTGCTGTTAGAGAGAAAGGAGGATCTCAAGAAGCTCCCTTCGATAAAAAATCAATGGTGAAGTCCGAAGAAAAGCAAATGATCTGTAAAGCTGCAGCGGAATTAGTTGAGGATGGCGATATTATATTCATAGGTCATGGGACAACACCATTAGAAATGGTTCATTACTTAAAGGAAAAGAAAGGAGTAATCATCATTACGCCTTCAATGCCGATTCTTTTATTATGCCTCGAAGTCTTTGAGGGAAGAGTGATTTTTACAGGTGGAGAATTAGTACGAGAACAAAAATTAACGGCAGGACCAATAGCTGAAAATGTCATAGGTGAATTAAAGGCAAATAAAGCATTTATTGCAGCAGGTGGGATTTCTGCAAAAAGTGGAGTAACCGATTACGATTTATATGGTGCTACCCTTTCACGTAAAATGATGGAACGTGCTGACGAGGTTATTGTTCTAGCTGATAACACGAAGTTTGGTAAGACTACTTTTGCACATATTGCTTCACTATCTGAAATCTCCATTGTTGTTTCTGATAGTGGTTTTCCGAAAGAATGGGAGAAAATACTGGATTCATTTGAAGTTAACACAGTTGTAGGATAAAGGTTTCTTACAAATTCAAAAGTAGAAATAAAGGAGACAAGATGATGTTCAATCTACCAAAAGAACATGTACTCAAACAATCGATAGACTGGTGGAATCCTGGTAAAACTCGTCAATGGCAAGAAGATGGTATTGATTTTGTTATGGGGAAGAGAGAAGGTTATTACGTATATGACATGCATGGGAAAAGATTGATGAACCTTCATCTAAATGGTGGAACTTTCAATCTTGGACATCGAAATCCTGAAATTATTGAAACGTTAACAGAAGCTCTTGACTATTTCGATTTAGGAAATCATCACTTTCCTTCAATAGGACGTGCAAAACTTTCGGAGGCTCTTGCGAAAACAACTCCAGATAGTGTACGTTATTCGATCTTTGCAAGTGGAGGAAGTGAAGCAATTGATGCTGCTATTAAATGTTCACGCTATGCTACGAAGAGAAAAAAAGTAGTTTCTATTCAAAATGGTTATCATGGCCATAGTGGTTTAGCAGTTTCCCTAGGGCATGTGCGCTATTCTGGACCATTTTTAAGTGAAGGTGAGCCCGGTTTATTTATACAAGTACCTTTTAATGATTTAGATGCTATGGAGAGTGCGCTTAAAGAAGAAAATGTAGCTTGTGTTGTAATTGAAACCGTTCCAGCTACATATGGGTTCCCTATGCCAAATCCTAGGTATTTAAAGCGAGTAAAAGAACTTTGTGAAAGGTATGGAACGCTTTATGTTGCTGATGAAGTACAAACCGGTCTTATGAGAAGTGGCAAGATGTGGGGTATTGAACATTATAGTGTTCAACCTGATATTCTTGTGACTGCGAAGGGACTAAGTGGAGGAATTTATCCAATTGCCGCAACGATTGTAAGTGAACAGGCTGGAGGATGGATGCATGAAGATGGTTTAGCCCATATCTCTACCTTTG encodes:
- a CDS encoding YvrJ family protein; this encodes MDWITMVAEVSFPILVTFYLLNRIESKLEHLSRTISELAKQVNTSNDHNPKLIHGNRSSI
- a CDS encoding cell wall hydrolase, coding for MGRRIKHTERDVDALARLMLAEAVGEGAEGMDLVGTVVANRVEADCEPDFRNLRTIKHAIYQTIPGTGIPHFEPVLNGALYTQRPNEEDLQRARNLLNGHRNPRARMNLWFFNPSPGQAYRDPCTPTMPRSPMTQFEFAYKNHCFYVAVPGYCPEFYR
- the gerQ gene encoding spore coat protein GerQ, with translation MTYGNSSYYPMNYSAGFYPTPMMGGDTAQQPSGFPADMPSGPAYSVPVVPMGTGQQLPTGVVEESFIENILRFNKGKVGTFYFTYQGNNEWNAMVYHGRVETAGRDHIIISNPTTGKRYLLLMANLDWVEFEDRINYPHVEISPAVQASLDTSE
- a CDS encoding DeoR/GlpR family DNA-binding transcription regulator; amino-acid sequence: MSISFEKRKDIIMDIIHKDDRVRIIDLIKVLGVSGETVRRDLDRMEKENLLKKVHGGAVREKGGSQEAPFDKKSMVKSEEKQMICKAAAELVEDGDIIFIGHGTTPLEMVHYLKEKKGVIIITPSMPILLLCLEVFEGRVIFTGGELVREQKLTAGPIAENVIGELKANKAFIAAGGISAKSGVTDYDLYGATLSRKMMERADEVIVLADNTKFGKTTFAHIASLSEISIVVSDSGFPKEWEKILDSFEVNTVVG
- a CDS encoding class-III pyridoxal-phosphate-dependent aminotransferase, with protein sequence MFNLPKEHVLKQSIDWWNPGKTRQWQEDGIDFVMGKREGYYVYDMHGKRLMNLHLNGGTFNLGHRNPEIIETLTEALDYFDLGNHHFPSIGRAKLSEALAKTTPDSVRYSIFASGGSEAIDAAIKCSRYATKRKKVVSIQNGYHGHSGLAVSLGHVRYSGPFLSEGEPGLFIQVPFNDLDAMESALKEENVACVVIETVPATYGFPMPNPRYLKRVKELCERYGTLYVADEVQTGLMRSGKMWGIEHYSVQPDILVTAKGLSGGIYPIAATIVSEQAGGWMHEDGLAHISTFGGSELGCIVASKVLEISSRPEVIKNVEYVSRYLRTGLERIKETYSDYFVGIRQLGVIMGLEFREKDSAKDVMRELYKNGVWAIYSMLDTKVLQFKPGLLLDKEYCDDLLERCEKSIKEAASNR